A single window of Microplitis demolitor isolate Queensland-Clemson2020A chromosome 7, iyMicDemo2.1a, whole genome shotgun sequence DNA harbors:
- the LOC103571376 gene encoding testis-specific serine/threonine-protein kinase 1 produces MFQEEINQSSSEETTLKTQGYKILKKLGEGSFAKVFLAEYKPDSEPDSKVNLACKIVDTSKAPKEVVQKFFPRELSILMKLNHPHVVQVHSIFQRNSKYFIFMRFAESGDLLEYITKNGSVGEIQARIWLRQLTLGLQYLHEMEIAHRDMKCENVLLTINFNVKLADFGFARYVTDIRGKQVLSDTYCGSLLYAAPEILRGSPYNPKIADIWSLGVILYIIINKAMPFDDTNLTRLYTLQTNRRWKFQQKVIDQLSDQVKKLIACLLEPDTAKRWKVNQIVQCSWIAMNPELVVLKPIEQEALNSAIDNRKKNAEEMKRKKTILYASGQNDKEGITNVGADIGDIKVIKKAGEARFISSIVESNIPNFYSVTTE; encoded by the exons ATGTTCCAAGaagaaataaatcaatcaTCATCTGAAGAAACAACATTAAAAACACAAGGAtacaaaattctaaaaaaacttGGCGAAGGTTCATTTGCCAAG gTGTTTCTTGCTGAATATAAACCAGATAGTGAGCCTGACTCTAAAGTTAATTTAGCCTGTAAAATTGTGGATACATCAAAAGCACCAAAAGAAGtcgtacaaaaattttttccgcgAGAACTAAGTATTTTAATGAAGCTTAACCATCCTCATGTCGTTCAAGTTCACAGTATATTTCAGCGaaattctaaatattttattttcatgcgATTTGCTGAAAGCGGTGATCTTTTAGAATATATTACGAAAAATGGCTCAGTTGGAGAAATTCAAGCTCGTATTTGGCTACGTCAACTTACTCTgg gtTTACAGTATTTACATGAGATGGAAATTGCTCACCGTGACATGAAATGTGAAAATGTTTTATTGACTATTAATTTCAACGTTAAACTCGCAGATTTCGGATTCGCTCGTTACGTAACGGATATTCGTGGAAAACAAGTATTGAGTGATACTTATTGTGGTTCCCTACTGTATGCAGCACCAGAAATACTTAGAGGTTCTCCGTATAATCCTAAGATAGCCGATATTTGGTCACTTGGtgtaattttgtatattattataaataaagcaATGCCTTTTGATGATACAAATTTGACTCGATTATACACGCTGCAGACGAATCGTCGTTGGAAATTCCAACAGAAAGTTATTGATCAACTTAGTGatcaagttaaaaaattaattgcatgTCTACTCGAGCCTGATACTGCAAAAAGATGGAAAGTTAATCAAATTGTTCAATGTAGTTGGATTGCAATGAACCCGGAATTAGTTGTACTTAAGCCAATTGAACAAGAAGCACTAAATAGTGCTATTGataatcggaaaaaaaatgcagaagaaatgaaaagaaaaaaaacg ATCTTATATGCATCTGGTCAAAATGACAAAGAAGGAATAACAAACGTTGGAGCAGACATAGGAGATataaaagtgattaaaaaagCTGGTGAAGCACGATTTATTTCATCGATCGTGGAAAGTaatattccaaatttttattcagtaactactgaataa